The Tigriopus californicus strain San Diego chromosome 10, Tcal_SD_v2.1, whole genome shotgun sequence region TCTTTCATTTGGAAAGGTGTGATGAAATGTTTGCCAATAAAGCGATaaaaaaatcgatattatTAACTCTGTTTATACCAGTATTTGATTTATGCAGTGTGTAAACCGTCGTCCTCCTTCCACATGTTTCTAATTGAAAACAGAATATTGGTGTATTTTTGAGGATATGGATAAACATAGGTAGGTTTCTTCATATAGTAGAAAACTGCATtgagtttcttcttttcaattaCCAAAAATTTATGAGGTTTATTTAATCTTCAGGAAACATTAAATTtcttgcaatatttgacaaaaggGCACTTTTACAATTGATTCAGATTTTGTGGTATGCAATGGATTATCTTTTGGAGCCCAGTGTTATTGCTTAGGACGCTTTTGTTCACTGCAAGGTGTTGGCTTTTGAGTTGGATCAAacggatcaaacccatgatgaaTGTACCCAGGAATgctgttcctttttttcctgaCAATCCCAAACATAAAAAGGGGCTTGAATTGATGTAACTGTTAAAAACTTAATGATCTGGCAAGGGGTTTCATTCTCCATCAGATCATGATGTATAGATGGTAATAACGTATGAATGGTAAGGGGTAGTAGTACAACTCTAAGAGGGGCTAAAGTCATCAAACGACTCCAGACATGTCCCTGTTCCGAGCGTCTAAGAGAGAGCGTTGGGACTTAACTATCTTGAGAAGCGGCGAATCCGCCATGACCTCACTTGAGCCTACAAGATCTACTATGTAAAAGACATAATAACACTGACTCAACTTGACTCATGGCGACCTTTGGTCTCCCTCAAACCAATACAAAAACCCTATCAAACCATGGGTGCTGTGCAGGGTGTATTATCGCCCGAAAGTGCCACTCTGAGATGGCATACTTATTTCTTGACCAACCGCGTCCTACGATATTGGAATGATCTGCCACTGAACGTCCGTCCGTTCGGCGGCCTCGAAAAAGATTTTAAGTCAAAATTAGACGGTGTTGGTTGAGTTGGAgacatatttgaaatatttttctcatcCAGTTTTTTCCCCctcttgtttcttcttctctaCTTGAAactatatttttcttttctctcatcAGACAATACCCTTTAtacattgaaaaatgtcttGGGTGGTCCCAAACGTTAAACAATAAACTCGATAAGATTCTAGACTTGACAATTGGGTATAAAGATAATGAATAACATGAAATCACACGAAGTTccccaaaataattttggtGTCAGTAGTAGCCAGGACCATTGAAGCAGTCTTTGAAAGCGATGATTGATTCATGAGGTTTCTTGCAAAATCTAAGATTTGAGCGCTGTTAACCTCAGCgtatatgttttttttgcagatcCAATCTGATACCAGACATGCCATACCATAGCAATATTACCTATCCGAATTAGTAAGTGGTTACTTGTCTTGTTCCCAATAAGAAATATATCACAAATCGCTGAACAAAAAGCCCCCCCGGGCTTACAAAACACAAATACAATACACGTTTTTTCTGGCGTTCACAACTTGAACCTACCAAAGCCAATGGCAAGCCTGTAAAAggaaaacatcatttttcttaGCCTAGAACAGATACACACATAGTCGCAACATAAAACCCACCAACAACCCATCTTCTTGCTTCTTGCCTCTTgtattttttggccaagattccCTTCTTCATCAATCATGGATTTCCTGGTCCAACTCCTGGACAGGCTCAAGACTCCGAAGGAATCGCTGAGTTTGATCCACGTCGTGGTGCAAAATTGGGTCATTTTCCATCGAGACACCTTTGACCATCTGGACGAAGATGGAGATCCCTACTTAAATCAGGTTTTCCTGATCGACGTCTCTTGTGGGCGGTACATTCATCGAGCTCAAGGCCACAAGGTGGATCATGGAACCACTTTTGATGTAGACGTCCTAGAAGACAAATTAACTGAAGTGTTTCTGAGGACCAAAGTCTGTCCGGGATTTCCCATCCGACAAGTGACAGATTCGAGCAAGTCTTCGAAAGTTGTGGACTTGCCTTACAAGAGGCGTATTTCGAGGGCGTGTCAGTATTACTGGAAGGTAGAGGAGGATGCTCATCCTTCGCTCACTTGTCCACCTTGTGCCAATGCTTGGCAAGAGATCACTGCCAAGAATTCCCAATTCGACGTTTTAGCAAATATTATGGATCACGTTCTGGACCAAGATGCGGCTTCTGAGAACGCCCTCAAGTTGGATGGCGAAACTGAGAACAATCTTGAGGGCGATGAGGAACTGGATGGTGCATTGGAAGATTATGAAGACGGAGCTCTGGATGATTACGAGCTTGACCAAGACTCCTGGCCCCCTCAGAGCccaaaaattgtgaaaaagatGGAAGTGGAGAAGAGGACCCGTAAAGCTAAGACGAGACCTGAGGTGGAAAGTACGGGCAAGATCTATAAATGTAGTAAATGCTCAGAATGCTTCTCATCTCAAGCCTTATTGGTGAAACACCGACGAGCATTGAAACGAAAGAGAAGAGCTCAAAGGAAAGTCGGTTGTGTGGAGTGCAAGAATAACGATATCGCCACTTTTAAGCAGTTAATCGAGCATGTGGCCTTGATGCATCCCGACAAAGTTGGTGAATATGagaaatatttgccaaaagaaCAAGATATTGATATGATGAAAGAACCTCTCAAGTGCTCGATTTGTGATCTGGTCAGCAATGGGAGTGTCATGAACTTCAGACATCGAGAGACGTATCACGATCTCGGTGATTATGTGTGCAGTGAGTGTCAAGAGCCGTGTTTAACTTACTATGATATGATGGTGCATAATTACCAAAAGCATGGGAGGGCCATGGATCATATTCCGCCCAGCTCCTTTGCTTTGGAGACCACTACCACCGAGGACGGCAAGATTGGGTTTAAGAAATCCAAGTTGATGTGTCAAGTGTGCTTGAAGATCTACAAGAAAGACTTCGGACTCATTACCCATATGCGTACCAAGCATTCCTGGGGCATGTTCAATTGCAAACCTTGTGGGGAGTCCTGCCATTACTCCAAAGACATCTCCGCCCACGTGGTCAACTTCCACGGTGACAATCCAGAAGTGGAGTGTCCCAATTGTTTGGAAGTGTTTAACCTCCAAGGTGATTCGACCGCATTTGAAGCCCACTATCAAACATGTCTGCCCAGTTCCAGTGAGAAAGGACCGTTTCAATGTCAGTATTGTGGCAAAGAGTACGCATTTAAACAGACTTTGGATGCCCACATCAAGATGCACCAGGGTATTATCCGCTTCAAATGTGGCTATTGTGAGTATGGGTCGAATCATAAACACGTGTTGGCCGAACACGAAAAGATGCATCTCCGTAAGTTGGGCCTGTCCACGGAAGTCCCGGACGAGAATCAGATTCATCAGTGCGATAAGTGTGGAAAACAATTTGGGAACCGACGACAAGTGAATAAGCATATTCGAGTGATTCATAAAGGTATCAAGCCCACTTTTCAATGCAAGGAATGCGGCGAGTTTCTCAAACATTCTGCGGCTTTGTACAAGCACAAGCGGGAACGTCACGGATTTGTCTCGAAGTCCTCAAAACCATGAGGCGTCAAAATCATTGGGCAtgttattaatattattattttattacattttagattgttctaatttgaacaaagttCCTTAACGATTTGACTTATTCGAGAAGATCTGAGTAAATATCGTAGATTTCTAAATTTTTGTCCTTCTGAAATATAATTCCAtaggttttcttttttgtgttaGATCTATTTTTGTTCCGCTCCAATCATTTTTTAATACGTTTTCACGGTTGCATCTCATTAATGAGATTGCATACATCGTATGGTATTACTATGGGtaagaaatattttaaaaaatcaagtaTTTTGGTGGTTTTACGAGACTTAAACAACTCGagtaacatttttttacaaagttaTTGCTCCTTGGGTAGAGAAATGCTTTCATCTT contains the following coding sequences:
- the LOC131887708 gene encoding zinc finger protein 184-like; protein product: MDFLVQLLDRLKTPKESLSLIHVVVQNWVIFHRDTFDHLDEDGDPYLNQVFLIDVSCGRYIHRAQGHKVDHGTTFDVDVLEDKLTEVFLRTKVCPGFPIRQVTDSSKSSKVVDLPYKRRISRACQYYWKVEEDAHPSLTCPPCANAWQEITAKNSQFDVLANIMDHVLDQDAASENALKLDGETENNLEGDEELDGALEDYEDGALDDYELDQDSWPPQSPKIVKKMEVEKRTRKAKTRPEVESTGKIYKCSKCSECFSSQALLVKHRRALKRKRRAQRKVGCVECKNNDIATFKQLIEHVALMHPDKVGEYEKYLPKEQDIDMMKEPLKCSICDLVSNGSVMNFRHRETYHDLGDYVCSECQEPCLTYYDMMVHNYQKHGRAMDHIPPSSFALETTTTEDGKIGFKKSKLMCQVCLKIYKKDFGLITHMRTKHSWGMFNCKPCGESCHYSKDISAHVVNFHGDNPEVECPNCLEVFNLQGDSTAFEAHYQTCLPSSSEKGPFQCQYCGKEYAFKQTLDAHIKMHQGIIRFKCGYCEYGSNHKHVLAEHEKMHLRKLGLSTEVPDENQIHQCDKCGKQFGNRRQVNKHIRVIHKGIKPTFQCKECGEFLKHSAALYKHKRERHGFVSKSSKP